The following are encoded in a window of Narcine bancroftii isolate sNarBan1 chromosome 2, sNarBan1.hap1, whole genome shotgun sequence genomic DNA:
- the LOC138752932 gene encoding probable G-protein coupled receptor 139 produces MQSQWNYIRDTIHEVGNVPSEEFLDDREALNMQSSPLHQETVNLVAIVIFIRGNCGLSKCITRYLLAMAVADLMVVILEVLLFHLVTGYRFAWKTNQSILFNMAILLNKVPFCLVHYVLCHVAVDCSVWFTVAFTFDRFVAICWRKIKEKYCTPKHAFSIISTISIAFCLKNIPFYLMYLDLTEDDDMCGGRRVLPFLKSFEGFYWVDRLLNPLLPFFLILTLNALTVRQILAASRVRRKLRGQRDAGKQRDPEMESRRQSIILLFTLSASFLLCWATTTMVFILMRCLRTDLETSIRLYFANMAGSVIQLFSCCTNTFIYGVTQRKFREQLIAPVQKLVEKFRQRDTRR; encoded by the exons ATGCAGTCCCAATGGAATTACATAAGAGACACGATTCATGAAGTTGGAAATGTCCCAAGTGAGGAGTTTCTTGATGACAGGGAAGCATTAAACATGCAATCATCACCTCTTCACCAAGAAACAG TGAACTTGGTGGCCATCGTCATTTTCATCCGAGGAAACTGTGGTCTCTCCAAATGTATCACTCGCTACCTGCTGGCCATGGCTGTCGCTGACTTAATGGTGGTGATTCTCGAGGTTCTGCTCTTTCACTTGGTCACAGGTTACCGATTCGCTTGGAAAACAAATCAATCAATtttgttcaacatggccatcctCTTGAATAAAGTTCCGTTCTGCCTTGTTCACTATGTCCTGTGTCACGTCGCTGTTGATTGTTCCGTGTGGTTCACTGTCGCTTTCACTTTCGATCGCTTTGTGGCTATTTGCTGGCGGAAGATCAAAGAAAAATACTGCACTCCAAAACATGCGTTTAGTATAATTAGCACAATATCTATCGCATTCTGTTTAAAGAACATTCCCTTTTATCTCATGTATTTAGATTTAACAGAAGATGatgatatgtgtggagggagaCGTGttcttccatttttaaaatcctttGAGGGGTTTTACTGGGTCGACCGCCTGTTGAACCCGCTGCTTCCTTTCTTCCTCATTTTAACCCTCAATGCTCTGACCGTCAGACAGATACTGGCAGCGAGCCGTGTCCGCAGGAAACTGAGGGGGCAGCGAGATGCCGGGAAACAACGCGACCCGGAGATGGAGAGCCGGAGACAATCCATCATTCTGCTCTTCACCCTGTCGGCGAGTTTTCTTCTCTGCTGGGCGACCACCACCATGGTCTTCATTCTCATGCGGTGCCTTCGCACGGACCTGGAGACTTCCATCCGCCTTTATTTTGCAAATATGGCGGGGTCAGTGATTCAGCTTTTTAGCTGTTGCACCAACACCTTCATTTACGGAGTGACCCAGAGAAAATTCAGAGAGCAGCTGATCGCTCCCGTTCAAAAACTTGTTGAAAAGTTCAGGCAGCGCGATACGCGTAGGTGA